A genome region from Panicum virgatum strain AP13 chromosome 4K, P.virgatum_v5, whole genome shotgun sequence includes the following:
- the LOC120703051 gene encoding uncharacterized protein LOC120703051 isoform X1, giving the protein MSSLLAATEASLPSNTTPTKITLGVPEPADTPQSTRNNAHDQDKTLIAAPDAPGNSSTKTQKSTTKNRSRPSPRKKVAKKLFTGEETADDGGGNDSGAATSSQNRSSPSPSRRASPELGRRAGRGDCRRVWREWRHAIHRCLVTIPLSSTPPTIPQRRRRDAVTRKVVVVTGERERCHSHQFIAADVLGHTCRRREVRPVVWVGREAITFLVKGLRPVEAQPAKRKGPSRGPKAALPFQPSIKLYS; this is encoded by the exons ATGTCCTCTTTGCTTGCTGCTACTGAAGCTAGCCTTCCCTCAAACACCACACCAACTAAAATAACATTGGGTGTTCCTGAGCCAGCGGACACTCCACAGAGTACAAGGAACAATGCTCATGATCAG GATAAGACCTTGATTGCTGCTCCAGATGCACCTGGTAATTCCTCTACAAAGACACAAAAAAGCACTACAAAAAA TAGGTCCCGTCCATCCCCTAGGAAGAAAGTTGCTAAGAAGCTATTTACTGGTGAAGAAACTGCAGATGACGGTGGTGGCAATGACAGTGGTGCAGCCACCTCTAGCCAGAACAG ATCCAGTCCGTCCCCCTcccgccgcgcctcgccggagTTAGGACGGCGCGCTGGGCGCGGCGATTGCAGGAGGGTCTGGCGAGAGTGGCGCCACGCCATCCACCGTTGCTTGGTCACAATCCCACTCTCATCCACGCCGCCAACAATTccccagcgccggcggcgcgacgcGGTCACGCggaaggtggtggtggtgactggggagagggagaggtgcCACAGCCACCAGTTCATTGCCGCGGACGTGTTGGGCCATACGTGTCGTCGTCGGGAGGTTCGGCCCGTGGTGTGGGTAGGGAGGGAAGCGATTACGTTTCTTGTTAAAGGGCTACGGCCTGTGGAGGCTCAGCCCGCGAAAAGAAAAGGACCTTCTCGCGGCCCAAAAGCAGCCCTTCCTTTTCAGCCATCTATAAAACTATATAGTTAG
- the LOC120703051 gene encoding uncharacterized protein LOC120703051 isoform X2: protein MSSLLAATEASLPSNTTPTKITLGVPEPADTPQSTRNNAHDQMHLVIPLQRHKKALQKRSRPSPRKKVAKKLFTGEETADDGGGNDSGAATSSQNRSSPSPSRRASPELGRRAGRGDCRRVWREWRHAIHRCLVTIPLSSTPPTIPQRRRRDAVTRKVVVVTGERERCHSHQFIAADVLGHTCRRREVRPVVWVGREAITFLVKGLRPVEAQPAKRKGPSRGPKAALPFQPSIKLYS from the exons ATGTCCTCTTTGCTTGCTGCTACTGAAGCTAGCCTTCCCTCAAACACCACACCAACTAAAATAACATTGGGTGTTCCTGAGCCAGCGGACACTCCACAGAGTACAAGGAACAATGCTCATGATCAG ATGCACCTGGTAATTCCTCTACAAAGACACAAAAAAGCACTACAAAAAAG GTCCCGTCCATCCCCTAGGAAGAAAGTTGCTAAGAAGCTATTTACTGGTGAAGAAACTGCAGATGACGGTGGTGGCAATGACAGTGGTGCAGCCACCTCTAGCCAGAACAG ATCCAGTCCGTCCCCCTcccgccgcgcctcgccggagTTAGGACGGCGCGCTGGGCGCGGCGATTGCAGGAGGGTCTGGCGAGAGTGGCGCCACGCCATCCACCGTTGCTTGGTCACAATCCCACTCTCATCCACGCCGCCAACAATTccccagcgccggcggcgcgacgcGGTCACGCggaaggtggtggtggtgactggggagagggagaggtgcCACAGCCACCAGTTCATTGCCGCGGACGTGTTGGGCCATACGTGTCGTCGTCGGGAGGTTCGGCCCGTGGTGTGGGTAGGGAGGGAAGCGATTACGTTTCTTGTTAAAGGGCTACGGCCTGTGGAGGCTCAGCCCGCGAAAAGAAAAGGACCTTCTCGCGGCCCAAAAGCAGCCCTTCCTTTTCAGCCATCTATAAAACTATATAGTTAG